In one Rickettsiales bacterium genomic region, the following are encoded:
- a CDS encoding pitrilysin family protein, with product MSYQCTKLENGLRIASEHLPSVESATICFSFNAGARQETDSQHGLAHLLEHMAFKGTQRRNARQIAEAFDDIGGSVNAYTSMEKTVYYARVLKEHLPVAVDVLADILRNSTFTDEELKREQEVIVQEIGMHHDSPEDLVFDNLHEVAYGKHALGKSILGTAETVRRFTADDLREFIASHYHAPTCVISAAGNLQHDALVSLMQEHFSDITQAQAQPLQKPKFQTGENNVVRDELEQMQVMMAFKGITPHDESYYATQLLSTLFGGGMSSRLFQEVREKRGLAYSVASFLTGYQDGGMFGIYAATGAEKKDELINVLKQETAKLLDGVSDEELTRAKNQQKAGLLMRRESVTAVAEWIGRHLQDYDEYRTGKDLTAYIDAVTKADVIKAAAHIFEKPEIALATLGPKAV from the coding sequence ATGAGCTATCAATGCACCAAATTAGAGAATGGCTTGCGTATCGCGAGCGAGCATTTACCCAGCGTGGAAAGCGCGACGATTTGTTTCTCCTTTAATGCCGGTGCTCGCCAAGAAACAGATTCGCAGCACGGCCTAGCGCACCTATTGGAACATATGGCCTTTAAGGGCACACAGCGTCGCAATGCCCGCCAAATTGCAGAAGCGTTTGATGATATTGGGGGTTCGGTCAATGCTTATACCAGCATGGAAAAGACGGTCTATTATGCGCGGGTGCTGAAAGAGCATTTGCCGGTAGCGGTCGATGTGTTAGCTGATATTTTGCGCAACTCAACCTTCACGGATGAAGAGCTCAAGCGCGAGCAAGAAGTGATCGTGCAAGAAATCGGCATGCATCACGATTCGCCGGAAGATTTAGTCTTCGATAATCTGCATGAGGTGGCTTATGGCAAGCACGCGCTCGGCAAATCGATTCTCGGGACTGCCGAAACCGTACGCCGTTTCACCGCCGATGATCTACGCGAATTTATTGCTAGCCATTACCATGCACCGACCTGCGTGATTTCTGCCGCGGGCAATTTGCAACATGATGCTCTCGTCAGCCTAATGCAGGAGCATTTTAGCGATATTACACAAGCGCAAGCGCAGCCCCTGCAAAAGCCTAAATTCCAAACCGGCGAAAATAATGTCGTGCGCGATGAGCTAGAGCAAATGCAGGTGATGATGGCTTTCAAAGGCATCACCCCTCACGATGAATCTTACTATGCGACGCAACTACTTTCGACGCTTTTCGGTGGGGGTATGTCCTCTCGCCTCTTCCAAGAAGTGCGCGAGAAACGCGGCCTCGCCTATAGCGTTGCCTCCTTCCTCACTGGCTATCAAGATGGGGGAATGTTTGGTATTTACGCCGCCACGGGTGCCGAGAAAAAAGACGAGCTCATTAATGTGCTAAAGCAAGAAACTGCCAAGCTACTCGATGGTGTGAGCGATGAAGAACTTACTCGCGCGAAGAATCAGCAAAAAGCAGGGTTGCTTATGCGCCGTGAGAGCGTCACCGCCGTCGCCGAATGGATTGGCCGCCATCTACAAGATTATGACGAATACCGTACCGGAAAAGACCTAACCGCGTATATTGATGCCGTGACAAAAGCAGATGTTATAAAAGCCGCTGCTCATATTTTTGAAAAACCCGAAATAGCCCTCGCAACCCTCGGACCTAAAGCAGTATAA